A genome region from Acinetobacter lwoffii includes the following:
- a CDS encoding bifunctional aconitate hydratase 2/2-methylisocitrate dehydratase, producing the protein MLEAYRQHVEERAALGVPPKPLDDAQTAALVELLKNPPAGEEAYLVDLLENRVPAGVDQAAYVKAAFLAALAKGEATSPLVSKERAVYLLGTMLGGYNVAPLVELLDNAELAELAAEALKKTLLVFDAFHDVADKAKAGNANAQAVMQSWADAEWFTSRKDVPEEIKLTVFKVTGETNTDDLSPAQDAWSRPDIPLHANAMLKNVRDGINPEVPGEVGPLNQIKELIAKGNQVAYVGDVVGTGSSRKSATNSVLWFFGDDIPHIPNKKDGGYCLGSKIAPIFFNTMEDAGALPIEIDVANMNMGDEIVLKIDHAAAKVTAFKDGAQIAEAELKTPVLLDEVRAGGRINLIVGRGLTTKAREALGLPVSTMFRTPVQPAATGKGFTQAQKMVGRACGLPEGQGVLPGTYCEPKMTTVGSQDTTGPMTRDELKDLACLGFSADLVMQSFCHTAAYPKPVDVQMQHSLPDFIMNRGGVSLRPGDGIIHSWLNRMLLPDTVGTGGDSHTRFPIGISFPAGSGLVAFAAATGVMPLDMPESVLVKFKGKMQPGITLRDLVHAIPYYAIKEGDLTVEKKGKKNIFSGRILEIDLTEMETDLTVEQAFELSDASAERSAAGCSITLSEEKVAEYLRSNITMLKWMISEGYGDARTMARRVENMEKWLANPSLIKADADAEYTKVYEIDLADIKEPILCCPNDPDDAKLLSDVQGAKIDEVFVGSCMTNIGHFRATGKLLEKVPGGALSTRLWIAPPTRMDEHQLMEEGFYNIYGKAGARTEMPGCSLCMGNQARVAPNTTCVSTSTRNFPNRLGQGANVYLASAELASVAAVLGKLPSPEEYQQYAAQIDSMSADIYQYLSFDKMSEYTDAAKDVDTKKIAAAQLT; encoded by the coding sequence GTGCTAGAAGCTTACCGCCAACACGTTGAAGAACGTGCCGCACTCGGAGTCCCACCGAAGCCACTTGACGATGCCCAAACAGCTGCATTAGTTGAACTACTAAAAAACCCGCCAGCTGGTGAAGAAGCATACTTGGTAGATTTGCTTGAAAACCGTGTACCAGCAGGTGTTGACCAAGCTGCATATGTAAAAGCTGCGTTCTTAGCTGCATTGGCAAAAGGCGAAGCAACCTCTCCACTCGTTTCTAAAGAACGTGCTGTTTATTTACTAGGTACTATGCTTGGTGGTTACAACGTAGCGCCTTTAGTTGAACTTTTAGACAATGCTGAGCTTGCTGAACTTGCAGCTGAAGCATTGAAAAAAACGCTTCTTGTATTTGATGCATTCCATGACGTTGCTGATAAAGCAAAAGCTGGTAACGCAAATGCTCAAGCAGTTATGCAGTCTTGGGCTGACGCTGAATGGTTCACTAGCCGTAAAGACGTTCCTGAAGAAATCAAACTGACTGTTTTCAAAGTAACTGGCGAAACCAACACTGACGACTTGTCACCTGCACAAGACGCTTGGAGCCGTCCAGACATTCCATTGCACGCAAATGCAATGTTGAAAAACGTACGTGACGGAATCAATCCAGAAGTTCCTGGTGAAGTGGGTCCACTTAACCAGATTAAAGAACTGATCGCGAAAGGCAACCAGGTTGCTTACGTGGGTGACGTTGTTGGTACAGGTTCATCTCGTAAATCTGCAACTAACTCTGTACTTTGGTTCTTCGGTGACGACATCCCGCACATCCCGAACAAAAAAGACGGTGGTTACTGCCTAGGTTCTAAAATCGCTCCGATTTTCTTCAACACCATGGAAGATGCGGGTGCATTACCGATCGAGATCGATGTTGCCAACATGAACATGGGCGACGAAATCGTTCTTAAGATCGATCACGCTGCTGCTAAAGTAACTGCGTTCAAAGACGGCGCGCAAATCGCTGAAGCTGAACTTAAAACTCCAGTACTTCTTGACGAAGTTCGTGCTGGTGGTCGTATTAACCTGATCGTAGGTCGTGGTTTGACGACTAAGGCTCGTGAAGCTTTAGGTCTTCCAGTATCTACAATGTTCCGTACTCCGGTTCAGCCTGCTGCAACTGGTAAAGGTTTCACTCAAGCTCAGAAGATGGTTGGTCGCGCTTGTGGTCTTCCTGAAGGTCAAGGTGTACTTCCAGGTACTTACTGTGAGCCTAAGATGACTACTGTTGGTTCGCAAGATACAACTGGTCCAATGACTCGTGACGAATTGAAAGACTTGGCTTGCCTAGGCTTCTCTGCTGACCTTGTTATGCAATCTTTCTGTCATACAGCTGCGTATCCAAAACCAGTTGACGTTCAAATGCAACACTCGCTTCCTGATTTCATCATGAACCGTGGTGGTGTGTCTTTACGCCCAGGTGACGGTATTATTCACTCTTGGTTAAACCGTATGCTTCTTCCAGATACTGTTGGTACTGGTGGTGACTCACATACTCGTTTCCCAATCGGTATTTCATTCCCGGCGGGTTCTGGTCTTGTAGCGTTCGCTGCAGCAACTGGTGTTATGCCACTTGATATGCCTGAATCTGTACTTGTGAAGTTCAAGGGTAAAATGCAGCCTGGTATCACGCTACGTGACCTTGTGCATGCAATTCCTTACTACGCAATTAAGGAAGGTGACCTAACTGTAGAGAAGAAAGGTAAGAAAAACATCTTCTCTGGTCGTATCCTTGAGATCGACTTAACAGAAATGGAAACTGACCTGACCGTTGAGCAAGCATTCGAACTTTCTGATGCTTCTGCTGAACGTTCAGCTGCTGGTTGTTCTATCACGCTTTCTGAAGAGAAAGTTGCTGAATACCTTCGTTCAAACATCACCATGTTGAAGTGGATGATTTCTGAAGGTTATGGCGATGCGCGTACGATGGCTCGTCGTGTTGAGAACATGGAAAAATGGTTGGCTAACCCAAGCCTGATCAAAGCTGATGCTGATGCTGAATACACGAAAGTGTATGAAATCGATCTTGCAGACATCAAAGAACCTATTCTTTGCTGCCCGAACGATCCAGATGATGCGAAACTTCTTTCTGACGTTCAAGGCGCGAAAATTGACGAAGTATTCGTTGGTTCTTGTATGACTAACATCGGTCACTTCCGTGCGACTGGTAAGTTGTTAGAAAAAGTTCCTGGTGGTGCGTTGTCAACTCGTTTGTGGATTGCTCCACCTACGCGTATGGACGAACATCAGTTGATGGAAGAAGGTTTCTATAACATTTATGGTAAAGCTGGCGCGCGTACTGAAATGCCAGGTTGTTCATTGTGTATGGGTAACCAAGCACGTGTAGCTCCGAACACAACTTGTGTATCGACTTCTACTCGTAACTTCCCGAACCGTTTAGGTCAAGGTGCTAACGTTTACTTGGCTTCTGCTGAACTTGCTTCTGTTGCTGCTGTATTGGGTAAATTACCTTCTCCAGAAGAATACCAACAGTACGCAGCTCAAATTGACAGCATGTCAGCTGACATCTATCAATACTTAAGCTTCGACAAGATGAGCGAATATACTGACGCTGCTAAAGACGTTGATACGAAGAAAATTGCTGCTGCTCAGTTAACTTAA
- a CDS encoding IS5 family transposase (programmed frameshift): MARTLLTDDIWQQIQDTMRLHGCYCSKNSRNIMEAILWKLRTGATWRDIPQEFCPWQTAYNRFNRWASKGLWDKFFLDLRGVLDQEWVFIDGSYIRVHQHASGARHGFERAIGQSRGGRTTKIHLATDANGLPIDFKITGGDVHDSQVAKQLIDTVDEATYLIADKGYDAEYIRIYAKNKNMIPIIPLRSNSKRSNKEFDKYLYKLRHLVENAFSRLKHFRAIATRFDKLARNYKSMIRIACIFIWCKAK, from the exons ATGGCACGTACTCTTCTCACCGATGATATCTGGCAGCAAATTCAAGATACTATGCGATTACACGGTTGTTACTGTTCAAAGAATAGTAGAAATATCATGGAAGCGATCTTATGGAAACTGCGTACAGGCGCCACATGGCGTGATATTCCCCAAGAATTTTGTCCTTGGCAAACTGCTTACAATCGCTTTAATCGTTGGGCAAGCAAGGGATTGTGGGATAAATTTTTTTTAGATT TACGAGGCGTCTTGGATCAAGAATGGGTATTCATTGACGGAAGTTACATACGCGTGCATCAACATGCAAGTGGAGCTCGGCATGGTTTCGAAAGAGCAATTGGACAATCACGTGGTGGACGAACAACAAAAATACATCTTGCAACCGACGCGAATGGATTACCGATTGATTTTAAAATCACTGGGGGTGACGTCCACGACAGTCAAGTTGCAAAACAACTGATTGATACGGTAGACGAGGCAACTTATCTCATTGCTGATAAGGGGTATGATGCTGAGTACATTAGAATATATGCCAAGAACAAGAATATGATTCCCATTATTCCATTGAGATCAAACAGTAAGAGATCGAATAAGGAATTTGATAAATATCTATATAAATTAAGACACTTAGTTGAAAATGCATTTTCGAGATTAAAACATTTCCGTGCTATTGCAACTCGATTTGATAAACTGGCACGCAATTATAAATCTATGATTCGTATAGCCTGTATATTTATTTGGTGCAAAGCCAAATGA
- a CDS encoding alpha/beta hydrolase family protein has protein sequence MSEFETLTLQCQDGYRLSARFYAAISETKKLPVLVCPATGITKQFYHQFCVWLQAQGYAVMVFDFRGIGDSLHGPLRKSKASIVQWGQLDIPAAIDALSTRTNAEKVILLGHSAGSQLLGIVPNYDKVAKVVAVSGSTGHVKGLKGKTKLLAPVMFNVIFPLARITKGYGPTQAIGMGENLPKDVAREWAQFCSKPGYVINAIGKKIAPSHDYHAQITCPITSIWSSDDEIATEANVKDLLRLYPNAKTQIIKLSPKSYAYKAIGHMLMFKKSHQNLWPVIEQQLTV, from the coding sequence ATGTCTGAATTTGAAACATTGACTCTCCAGTGTCAGGATGGCTATCGCTTAAGTGCACGTTTTTATGCAGCTATTTCTGAAACTAAAAAACTTCCGGTATTAGTTTGTCCGGCAACAGGCATTACCAAACAGTTTTATCATCAGTTTTGTGTCTGGTTACAAGCTCAAGGCTATGCCGTTATGGTCTTTGATTTTCGGGGGATTGGTGATTCACTACACGGTCCTTTGAGAAAGTCAAAAGCCAGTATTGTGCAATGGGGTCAACTGGATATTCCGGCCGCGATTGATGCTTTATCAACGCGTACCAATGCAGAAAAAGTGATCCTACTTGGACATAGTGCCGGTAGTCAGCTTTTAGGTATTGTGCCAAATTACGATAAAGTCGCAAAAGTGGTGGCTGTCTCTGGCTCTACTGGACATGTGAAAGGACTCAAAGGTAAAACCAAGTTACTTGCGCCAGTGATGTTTAATGTTATTTTCCCACTGGCACGCATCACTAAAGGCTATGGCCCGACTCAAGCGATTGGTATGGGTGAAAACCTGCCGAAAGATGTAGCTCGCGAATGGGCGCAGTTCTGTAGTAAACCGGGTTATGTAATCAACGCGATTGGTAAAAAGATTGCACCATCCCATGATTATCATGCGCAAATCACCTGCCCGATTACCTCAATCTGGTCATCGGATGATGAGATTGCCACGGAAGCCAATGTGAAAGATTTACTGCGTTTATATCCAAACGCAAAAACCCAGATAATTAAACTTAGCCCTAAAAGTTATGCCTATAAAGCCATTGGTCATATGCTGATGTTTAAAAAATCGCATCAGAATTTATGGCCGGTGATTGAACAGCAATTGACTGTTTAA
- the brnQ gene encoding branched-chain amino acid transport system II carrier protein — translation MTSLRTRDIVALGFMTFALFIGAGNIIFPPIVAQQAGEHVWLAALGFLITAVGLPVITIIALSRVEGSIQALSSPLGKAASILLTVICYLAVGPLFATPRTATVSYEIGFSSYFGNESGSLLIYSIIYFAVVTIVSLYPNKILDTVGYFLSPLKIISLIILGVAAVMIPASNPPAAIDNYVTSPVTEGFVNGYLTMDTLGALVFGIVIVKAITSRGVTDKKLITKYAVNAGIISGIGLTLVYLSLFKLGLGSHEIAPNAANGAIILHAYVQHAFGDMGAYFLSGMIFIACMVTAIGLTCACAEYFSNLTKIPYKIFVFVLVGFSLVISNLGLTKLIAVSVPVLSAIYPPAISVIMLSFCASFFNKPSHVIAPVTLVAFIFGIFDGLKVAGFELPALLQNLPLSDQNLAWFIPSMIVLLITAVIDRIRN, via the coding sequence ATGACAAGTCTGCGTACTCGGGATATTGTCGCCCTAGGTTTTATGACCTTTGCACTGTTTATTGGTGCGGGCAACATTATCTTCCCACCGATTGTGGCTCAACAAGCCGGTGAACACGTATGGCTCGCTGCTTTAGGTTTCCTTATTACAGCAGTCGGCTTACCCGTGATTACCATTATTGCGTTGTCTCGCGTTGAAGGCTCCATTCAGGCACTAAGCTCGCCTCTGGGCAAAGCAGCCAGTATTTTGCTGACTGTGATATGTTACTTAGCTGTTGGCCCTTTATTTGCGACACCACGTACCGCAACCGTTTCTTATGAAATCGGTTTTTCATCTTACTTTGGCAATGAATCTGGCAGCCTGCTCATTTACAGTATCATCTATTTTGCTGTAGTGACCATCGTGTCTTTATATCCAAACAAGATTCTGGATACTGTCGGCTATTTCCTGTCGCCACTTAAAATTATTTCTTTGATCATTTTGGGTGTAGCAGCCGTGATGATTCCTGCCAGCAATCCGCCTGCAGCGATTGATAATTACGTTACCAGTCCAGTGACTGAAGGCTTCGTAAATGGTTATTTAACCATGGATACTTTGGGCGCTTTAGTTTTCGGTATTGTGATTGTTAAAGCCATTACTTCACGTGGTGTAACCGATAAAAAACTGATTACCAAATATGCAGTGAATGCCGGCATTATTTCTGGTATTGGTTTAACTCTGGTGTATTTAAGTCTGTTTAAACTTGGACTAGGTAGCCATGAGATTGCACCAAATGCAGCCAATGGTGCCATTATCCTGCATGCATATGTACAACATGCTTTTGGCGATATGGGTGCTTACTTCCTGTCTGGCATGATTTTTATTGCCTGTATGGTGACTGCAATTGGTCTGACTTGTGCCTGTGCTGAGTATTTCTCCAACTTGACCAAGATTCCATACAAGATCTTTGTATTTGTTCTGGTGGGCTTCTCACTGGTGATTTCAAACCTGGGTTTAACCAAACTGATTGCTGTTTCGGTTCCAGTCTTGAGCGCTATTTATCCGCCTGCCATTAGCGTCATTATGCTGAGCTTCTGTGCGAGCTTCTTCAACAAACCATCTCATGTGATTGCACCAGTGACCCTGGTAGCCTTTATCTTTGGTATTTTTGATGGATTAAAAGTCGCTGGTTTTGAATTGCCTGCATTACTGCAAAATTTACCTCTATCAGATCAGAATCTGGCCTGGTTTATCCCGTCCATGATTGTATTGCTGATTACAGCTGTGATTGACCGTATTAGAAACTAA
- the map gene encoding type I methionyl aminopeptidase translates to MRAPAISLKTEQDVEKLRISGRLAAEVLAMIGEHVKPGVTTEYLDDLCHDFIVNTLKVTPANIGYYGYTKTTCISPNEVVCHGIPSSKVVLQDGDIINIDVAIIKDGYFGDTSRMYYVGTPSPEAKRLVNTTYEAMVAGIHAVKPGATLGDIGYAIQTVAQREGYSIVREYCGHGIGKVYHEQPNILHYGQPGQGIKLVPGMVFTIEPMVNMGKARVKELKDGWTVVTTDKSWSAQWEHMVYVTETGFEVLSPWPEGTGEYSEI, encoded by the coding sequence ATGCGCGCTCCAGCGATTAGTCTTAAAACTGAGCAAGATGTTGAAAAATTGCGGATATCTGGGCGTTTGGCTGCAGAAGTTTTAGCGATGATCGGGGAGCATGTCAAGCCAGGTGTCACGACTGAATATCTGGATGATCTCTGTCATGATTTTATTGTAAATACCTTAAAAGTGACGCCCGCCAATATTGGCTATTATGGCTATACCAAAACCACCTGTATTTCACCGAATGAAGTGGTTTGTCACGGCATTCCATCATCGAAAGTCGTTCTGCAGGATGGCGATATTATCAATATTGATGTTGCCATTATTAAAGACGGTTATTTTGGTGATACCAGCCGGATGTACTATGTTGGAACTCCTTCTCCAGAAGCCAAGCGACTGGTCAATACCACCTATGAAGCCATGGTGGCCGGGATTCATGCGGTGAAGCCGGGCGCGACCCTGGGTGATATTGGTTATGCGATTCAAACGGTCGCACAGCGTGAAGGCTATTCCATCGTGCGCGAATATTGCGGTCATGGCATCGGCAAGGTCTATCACGAACAGCCAAACATTTTGCATTACGGCCAGCCGGGTCAGGGCATTAAACTGGTTCCAGGTATGGTGTTTACCATTGAGCCGATGGTGAATATGGGTAAAGCCCGCGTCAAAGAATTGAAAGATGGCTGGACCGTGGTTACTACAGATAAATCCTGGTCTGCCCAATGGGAACATATGGTCTATGTGACTGAAACCGGGTTTGAAGTCTTGTCGCCTTGGCCTGAAGGCACAGGTGAGTATTCGGAAATTTAA
- a CDS encoding LysR substrate-binding domain-containing protein, with product MLSDLDDFYCFAQVVEHGGFSAAERATDIPKSKLSRRVFNLEERLGVRLIQRSSRHFAVTDIGMNIYRHAQVMLNAAQAAHDLVDHLSTEPRGTIKVSLPVSIAQNELAKILPDFLKKYPEIKVQMMITNRRVDIINEGFDLALRVRSSLDDDPNLVIRQFEKIEQHLFASQGYLNEFGELKTPEQLAEHKILSMAKDHTEQFLTLQNEQQEQKKIRVSPTVMGSDLNMLAQLAASGSGITLLPDNVVEQYVASGELVRVLPDWKAPHGIFHVVYPSRRGLLPAVRVFIDYLVAELNRR from the coding sequence ATGCTGTCTGATCTGGATGACTTTTACTGTTTCGCTCAGGTGGTGGAACATGGCGGCTTTAGTGCAGCCGAACGTGCAACCGATATTCCCAAATCCAAACTCAGCCGTCGGGTGTTTAATCTGGAAGAGCGCCTGGGTGTGCGTCTGATTCAGCGCAGTTCTCGTCATTTTGCCGTCACCGATATTGGCATGAATATTTACCGGCATGCCCAAGTTATGCTGAATGCTGCACAGGCGGCGCATGATCTGGTGGACCATCTGAGTACCGAACCGCGTGGAACCATTAAAGTCAGTCTGCCAGTGTCCATTGCCCAGAATGAACTGGCAAAAATTCTGCCAGATTTTTTGAAAAAATATCCTGAAATTAAAGTTCAGATGATGATCACCAACCGCCGGGTCGATATTATCAATGAAGGCTTTGATCTGGCCTTACGCGTCCGTTCCAGCCTGGATGATGACCCAAATCTGGTGATCCGCCAGTTTGAAAAAATTGAGCAGCATCTATTTGCCAGTCAGGGTTATTTAAATGAATTTGGTGAACTAAAAACCCCTGAGCAACTGGCTGAACATAAAATCCTGAGTATGGCCAAAGACCATACCGAACAGTTTCTGACCTTACAAAATGAACAGCAGGAACAGAAAAAAATCCGTGTCAGTCCAACGGTTATGGGGTCTGACCTAAATATGCTGGCACAACTGGCCGCATCAGGCTCAGGTATCACTTTGTTGCCAGATAACGTGGTCGAGCAATATGTAGCAAGTGGCGAACTGGTTCGAGTGCTTCCTGACTGGAAAGCACCGCATGGTATTTTCCATGTGGTTTATCCTTCACGTCGCGGCTTATTACCTGCAGTAAGGGTCTTTATTGATTATCTGGTCGCTGAATTAAATCGGCGCTAA
- a CDS encoding alpha/beta fold hydrolase → MPFYRMPDGEQLFIREYGQGQPVLVLSGLGMLSWQWKAFLYPHQKNFRFIIPEWRGFGASSRCKIPQDLDAISSHWLDIQSVIQQLNLDKFIVIAYSMGATTTMHGLHYGDFTKHITAYLHIDQTPKIPVDDAWAFGLFGPRHQEFIDILQQLSALLAQYQQVELIRDLDVSVRKQIAALWLKFIQLQNEQKYSLKAFEFILNQPRLQSLLLPSSRVDYMTWYINNYLYHREDYREALAQLSCPVTFFSGVQSKLYPFEGQRLIAESLPQAKQVLFSKSGHTPLLTEPLKFTRELGIFLKENSQSSTSAA, encoded by the coding sequence ATGCCTTTTTATCGCATGCCCGATGGTGAACAGCTGTTTATACGGGAATACGGTCAGGGACAGCCGGTACTGGTACTCTCGGGACTTGGCATGCTGAGCTGGCAATGGAAAGCTTTTCTCTATCCGCATCAGAAAAATTTCCGTTTCATTATTCCGGAATGGCGCGGCTTTGGGGCTTCCAGTCGCTGTAAAATTCCGCAAGATCTCGATGCAATTTCCAGTCATTGGCTGGATATTCAATCGGTAATTCAACAGCTCAATTTAGATAAATTCATTGTGATTGCTTACTCTATGGGCGCGACGACAACCATGCATGGGCTGCACTATGGGGACTTTACCAAACACATAACAGCTTATTTGCACATTGATCAGACTCCCAAAATACCAGTCGATGATGCCTGGGCTTTTGGTCTTTTTGGCCCACGTCATCAGGAATTTATCGACATTCTGCAGCAGCTCTCTGCCCTACTTGCACAATATCAGCAAGTTGAATTGATTCGCGATCTTGACGTTTCGGTCCGTAAACAAATTGCCGCCCTATGGCTAAAGTTTATTCAGCTACAAAATGAACAAAAATATAGCCTGAAAGCTTTCGAATTCATTTTGAATCAACCACGACTGCAAAGTCTGTTATTGCCTTCCAGTCGGGTGGATTATATGACGTGGTATATCAACAATTATTTATATCATCGTGAAGATTACCGAGAAGCATTGGCCCAGCTCAGCTGTCCGGTGACTTTCTTTAGCGGTGTACAATCCAAGTTGTATCCTTTTGAAGGTCAGCGCCTGATTGCAGAAAGCCTGCCTCAGGCCAAACAGGTACTTTTCAGCAAATCCGGCCATACACCTTTACTGACTGAACCGCTAAAATTTACCCGGGAACTTGGTATCTTCTTAAAAGAAAATTCACAATCTAGCACTTCAGCTGCCTAA
- a CDS encoding PadR family transcriptional regulator encodes MSLAHVLLTSLIEKPSTGIELARRFDRSMGFFWNATHQQIYRELNAMLQKGWISTLEEEDSNSRKKTYQVERRGREELANWMLQQSPPAQLREELMVRLRAEAQLGGNNTLAELERHLELHKEKLKTYQQIFAKDFAQADETDRTLYIHKMILQLGIDQELGWISWLEQVIPRLKQFDA; translated from the coding sequence ATGTCTTTAGCGCATGTTTTATTGACCAGCCTGATTGAAAAACCCAGCACCGGAATCGAACTGGCCCGCCGCTTTGACCGTTCCATGGGCTTCTTCTGGAATGCAACTCATCAGCAGATTTATCGCGAGCTGAATGCCATGCTACAAAAAGGCTGGATTTCCACGCTAGAAGAGGAAGATTCCAATAGCCGCAAAAAGACTTATCAGGTGGAACGTCGGGGCCGGGAAGAACTGGCTAACTGGATGCTGCAACAAAGCCCACCAGCACAACTACGTGAAGAGCTGATGGTACGTTTACGTGCCGAAGCCCAGCTTGGTGGCAATAACACCTTGGCAGAGCTGGAACGCCATCTGGAACTGCATAAAGAAAAACTGAAAACCTATCAGCAGATTTTTGCCAAAGACTTTGCTCAAGCGGACGAAACTGACCGTACCTTGTATATTCATAAAATGATTTTGCAACTGGGGATTGATCAGGAACTGGGCTGGATTTCCTGGCTGGAACAGGTCATTCCGCGACTCAAACAATTTGATGCATAA
- a CDS encoding NADPH-dependent 2,4-dienoyl-CoA reductase, translating into MSKYPNLLAPLNLGFTTLKNRVLMGSMHVGLEEAAGGYDRMAAFYAERAKGGVALIVTGGISPNDHGVTFHGGSKLDTLEEAEKHKVITQAVHEAGGKIAMQILHTGRYSYQAENVAPSPIQAPINPVKPHALTSAEVQQTIDDFANCAKLAQYAGYDGVEIMGSEGYLINEFIAARTNHRDDEWGGSYANRIRFPIEIVRRTREMVGENFIIIYRLSMLDLVEGGSTLEEVIQLAKEIEKAGATIINTGIGWHEARIPTIATKVPRAAFTWVTRKLKGQVKIPLITSNRINTPEMAEYVLASGDADMISMARPMLADSEFVLKAEQGRSDEINTCIGCNQACLDHIFSMKIATCLVNPRACYETELIFKETNVAKNIAVIGAGPAGLSFAVYAANRGHQVTVFEAAAQIGGQFNIAKTIPGKEEFYETLRYFKRQIELQPRIKLQLNHKASLEELAQSSFDDIVVATGVTPRQLEIPGIAHAKVLSYLDVLKERKPVGQRVAIIGAGGIGFDTAEFLSHEGESGSINPEKFYDEWGIDTDYENVGGLKAANVEKPQREIYLLQRKAASVGASLGKTTGWIHRTGLKHRDVKMIAGANYEKIDDQGLHIVVNDKPAVLEVDHVIICAGQESYTAMFDELKAAGKNVHLIGGAKEAGELDAKRAIRQGAELAAVI; encoded by the coding sequence ATGTCTAAATATCCGAATTTACTTGCCCCCTTGAACTTGGGTTTTACCACGCTTAAAAACCGCGTGTTAATGGGTTCCATGCACGTTGGTCTGGAAGAAGCAGCAGGCGGATATGATCGGATGGCAGCTTTCTATGCAGAGCGTGCCAAAGGTGGAGTCGCTTTAATCGTCACCGGCGGGATTTCTCCAAATGATCATGGCGTAACGTTTCATGGTGGTTCCAAACTTGACACTCTTGAAGAAGCTGAAAAGCATAAAGTGATTACTCAGGCCGTACATGAGGCGGGCGGGAAAATTGCCATGCAGATTCTGCATACCGGGCGTTATTCTTATCAGGCTGAAAATGTCGCGCCATCCCCAATTCAGGCACCGATCAATCCAGTCAAACCGCATGCTTTAACTTCGGCTGAAGTGCAGCAAACCATTGATGATTTTGCCAATTGTGCCAAGCTGGCTCAATATGCCGGTTATGACGGTGTAGAAATCATGGGCTCGGAAGGCTATCTGATTAACGAGTTTATTGCAGCACGTACCAACCATCGTGATGATGAGTGGGGCGGAAGCTATGCAAACCGTATCCGTTTCCCGATTGAAATCGTACGCCGTACCCGTGAAATGGTCGGTGAGAACTTTATCATTATTTATCGCTTGTCTATGCTGGATCTGGTCGAAGGCGGTTCAACTCTGGAAGAAGTCATCCAGTTGGCCAAAGAAATTGAAAAAGCTGGTGCGACCATTATCAATACTGGCATTGGCTGGCATGAAGCGCGTATTCCGACCATTGCCACCAAAGTGCCACGTGCAGCCTTCACTTGGGTCACCCGTAAACTGAAAGGTCAGGTGAAGATTCCTTTAATCACTTCAAATCGTATCAATACTCCGGAAATGGCTGAATATGTATTGGCATCTGGTGATGCTGATATGATTTCCATGGCCCGCCCAATGTTGGCAGACTCTGAGTTTGTCCTGAAAGCGGAGCAGGGTCGTAGCGATGAGATCAATACCTGTATCGGTTGTAATCAGGCCTGTCTGGATCATATTTTCTCAATGAAAATTGCCACCTGTCTGGTCAATCCACGTGCCTGCTATGAAACAGAGCTCATTTTTAAAGAAACCAATGTAGCAAAAAATATTGCCGTGATTGGTGCGGGTCCTGCAGGTTTAAGCTTTGCTGTATATGCAGCAAATCGCGGTCATCAGGTGACGGTATTTGAAGCCGCTGCTCAGATTGGCGGGCAGTTTAATATTGCCAAGACCATTCCGGGCAAGGAAGAGTTTTATGAAACCTTGCGCTACTTCAAGCGTCAGATTGAATTACAACCACGTATCAAATTGCAACTGAATCATAAGGCGAGTCTGGAAGAGCTGGCTCAGTCAAGCTTTGATGATATTGTGGTGGCAACAGGCGTGACACCGCGTCAGCTTGAGATTCCGGGCATTGCTCATGCAAAAGTACTGTCTTATCTGGACGTTTTGAAAGAACGTAAGCCAGTGGGTCAGCGAGTTGCCATTATTGGTGCAGGCGGTATTGGTTTTGATACAGCCGAATTCCTGAGCCATGAAGGAGAAAGTGGCAGTATCAATCCGGAAAAATTCTATGATGAATGGGGTATTGATACTGACTATGAAAATGTCGGTGGCTTAAAAGCTGCAAATGTAGAAAAACCGCAACGTGAAATTTATTTATTGCAACGTAAAGCTGCTTCAGTCGGCGCGAGTTTGGGTAAAACCACAGGCTGGATTCATCGTACCGGTTTAAAACACCGTGACGTAAAAATGATTGCGGGCGCCAATTATGAAAAAATTGATGATCAGGGCTTACATATTGTCGTGAATGACAAGCCTGCTGTGTTGGAAGTCGATCACGTGATTATTTGTGCCGGTCAGGAATCTTATACCGCCATGTTTGATGAGCTAAAAGCGGCGGGTAAAAATGTGCATCTGATTGGTGGAGCGAAAGAAGCGGGTGAGCTGGATGCCAAGCGTGCCATCCGTCAGGGTGCTGAATTGGCGGCGGTGATTTAA